From the Solanum stenotomum isolate F172 chromosome 4, ASM1918654v1, whole genome shotgun sequence genome, one window contains:
- the LOC125862132 gene encoding fasciclin-like arabinogalactan protein 2: MTLSLEKSSISLLLLLFLALTTNSSAHNISLILAKHPEFSTFNRYLTLTHLASEINRRQTITVCAVNNAAMGDLLDKHMSIYTLKNVLSLHVFADYFGSKQLHRITKGTTLTATLFQATGEAPGTSGYVNITNMKGKKVGFATEDNDGHFSSNFVKSIQEIPYNISVIQLSNIITSPAAEAPVAAPADVDLIDLMSKKGCKEFAKLLQNTQISKQFIDLMENGLTVFCPIDKVVNNFLPKYKNLTKNGQISLLLYHGIPDYHSLGMLRSKNGFINTMATTKGKNNKYDFSIKNDGDNVKLETNVVTAKITGTLLDDEPLAVYKIDKVLQPSELFKSQSINSDNRAMGPSSGADDGDGDSNDDGDTTNNNGGMIMNVDGGWFVTFVLSIGLVFG, translated from the exons ATGACGCTCTCGTTGGAGAAATCCTCGATTTCTCTATTACTCTTACTATTTCTCGCTTTGACCACCAACTCCTCAGCCCACAATATCAGTCTTATACTCGCCAAACACCCTGAATTCTCAACCTTTAACCGTTATTTAACCCTAACTCACTTAGCTTCCGAAATCAATCGCCGCCAAACCATCACCGTTTGCGCGGTGAATAACGCCGCCATGGGCGACCTTCTCGATAAACACATGTCCATTTATACTCTCAAGAATGTTCTCTCTCTACATGTTTTTGCAGATTACTTTGGTTCCAAGCAACTTCATAGGATTACTAAGGGAACAACCCTAACTGCCACTCTTTTCCAAGCAACAG GTGAAGCTCCCGGAACCTCAGGGTACGTCAACATTACTAACATGAAAGGCAAAAAAGTAGGGTTTGCCACAGAAGACAACGATGGCCATTTCTCATCAAATTTCGTCAAATCCATACAAGAAATCCCTTACAACATCTCCGTCATACAGCTAAGCAACATCATCACATCCCCCGCCGCGGAAGCTCCCGTGGCTGCTCCGGCAGACGTTGATTTAATCGATTTAATGTCCAAAAAAGGTTGCAAAGAATTCGCAAAACTTTTACAAAATACCCAAATTTCGAAACAATTTATCGATCTTATGGAAAATGGTCTAACTGTTTTTTGTCCGATTGATAAAGTCGTTAACAATTTTTTACCTAAGtacaaaaatttaacaaaaaatggacaaatttctttattattataccATGGTATACCAGATTATCATTCTTTAGGCATGTTAAGGTCAAAAAATGGATTTATAAATACTATGGCAACAacaaaaggtaaaaataataaatatgatttttctataaaaaatgaTGGAGATAATGTAAAATTAGAGACAAATGTTGTAACAGCAAAAATTACTGGAACTTTATTAGATGATGAGCCATTAGCAGTTTACAAAATTGATAAAGTTTTGCAGCCAAGCGAATTATTTAAATCACAATCTATTAATTCCGACAATAGAGCGATGGGGCCGAGTTCCGGTGCTGATGATGGTGATGGTGATAGCAATGATGACGGTGACACGACTAATAATAATGGGGGTATGATTATGAATGTGGATGGTGGTTGGTTTGTGACATTTGTTTTGAGTATTGGTTTGGTATTTGgttga